The following coding sequences are from one Thermofilaceae archaeon window:
- a CDS encoding thioredoxin family protein yields the protein VYEVLKASGRQAKLRVVTAGITDPREYPSFLEFLEGLYGSQYVEEFKKYRVGSLPALVVGGEKLFEGRFPTKEELQELFGVARRAPPPSLPPEPATGVCVGCLFYDAKASRCLLLRVAVADPSKPPCGKRR from the coding sequence GTTTACGAGGTTCTCAAAGCCTCGGGGAGGCAGGCGAAGCTGAGGGTGGTTACCGCCGGCATCACTGATCCGAGGGAGTACCCATCCTTCCTAGAGTTCCTGGAGGGGCTTTACGGGAGCCAGTACGTTGAGGAGTTCAAAAAGTACAGAGTAGGTTCGCTGCCGGCACTAGTCGTTGGCGGAGAGAAACTGTTCGAGGGCCGATTCCCGACGAAGGAGGAGCTCCAGGAACTCTTCGGGGTTGCCAGGAGGGCTCCGCCCCCCTCCCTCCCCCCTGAGCCGGCGACAGGGGTTTGCGTAGGCTGCCTGTTCTACGACGCCAAGGCGTCGAGGTGCCTTCTGCTCAGGGTGGCTGTGGCTGACCCAAGCAAACCGCCCTGCGGGAAGAGGAGGTGA